Part of the Numenius arquata chromosome 5, bNumArq3.hap1.1, whole genome shotgun sequence genome is shown below.
CACTGCCCAGGATGAGCTCAAAACCCCCAAGCTGGTGCTGCTCACCAACCGGCCCCTTTGTGAGGGACCCTCACACCAAGATTTCCCTTGGAGACCCCGGGGCTCCATCCACTCCCCCCAAGGCTCCCACATACCAgctctgcttcctccttcctcaccagcGGCGCAGTCAGCAGGTTCTCCATCCCCTGTGGCACATCGGCATCGCTCTGCCAGGGTTGCAGCCAGGAAGGCCACAGGAAGAGGTAGAGAGCAGCGTGAAGGGGCTGAGTCTCACTGGCAACTTCCCAATCTCCCTGAGCAGGGATGGACCCTGTGTCCAGAGCCTCCATCCACCCACGCAGACATGGGAGCCCTCCCTACCTTCATCTCCTCCTCATCCAGGATCTCCATGAagccatcatcttcatcctcagaCATGGAGGAGGTCAAGGAGCACCGGCGCAGTATAATGGGACTATCTCCCTCTGGGACGTTTTCCTTCTCAGGGGTGTTGAACTGGGGAGGACACAGCCCACAGCCCAGGAGTGGGGCGAGCCTCATGCCAGCCCTGTTTGGAGGCAGGATGTCCCCTCCCCAGGCTTTGACTACTCCAGCCCCTTCAGTTCCCACATCCACAGGTCTCCAGGGCAAACATGGAGGTCGGAGCAGCAGGTACTGGCTCAGCAGCCCCTACAGCAGGAGCACccatcccctgtgtccccccccagagtCCCCCAAGTCCCTCTCACCAGCAGGCCGGGTGCAGAGATGGGTCTCTGGGCAAAGCGGTCCCTCCCTGCAGCACCATTGCTGGCGGGCAGCCGGCTGCGCTGACCTGGCCTCTGCGGCTTCTTGAAGACAAATCCCTCCTGTGGCAGGGGGTCACAGCATTAGCATTCCCCTGCCCCTTTCCCAGCCCCACCCCAGCCTTGCTGTCCCCCTCACCTTGTCCTCAGGCTCCCTCCGGCCCCTCTGCTCGCCAGCCCTGTGGCCATTGAAGTCCCGAGAATGGGAGATGTTCTTCAGGACCGGGCTGGCCCCCAGGagctctggctgcagagcaggcaggaaggggTGAGAAGTGCTGCATGGCCCCTATCttccctggctccatcctcttcctcctcctcccagctgggccAGCCAGGGGCACAGCAGGATCCAGCCTCCCTCCATtcagccccacagagccctcAGAACTTACCGACAGCGAGTGGATCCTCCGGATAAAGAACTTATTGCTGCaagaagcagggaaaggaaaggattgAATGAGAAAGGGTGCCCTGGAACAGTGGTGTCCCACAGAGGCTGGCATGTggtccccctcccccaacccagCAGCGTCCCACAGAGGTTGCtatgcccccccatcccctgcagcaGCATGAGACCTCTGCAGAGCTGTCACAGCTCCCAAAGGACCCTGGTGCAACAACTCCTGCAAGCACAAAGGACCACTGACGGCCTGATCTGGACCCCGGGAAGGGCACAAGGACAGCCTGGCTTTTGGGTCTGGGCATGGGGACTGCTTGGCTTTCAGGTCTCGCCACGGGGACAGAGGCCCTTCACTTACTCTTGGAGAACTCTCCCAGACTCCAGGATCGCTTTCTCAAAGCTACACGGAGAGAAGAGCTGGGGTTAGGGGAAACAGAAGCCTGTGCCCCAGCCCAGGACCCCCAGGGATGGACAGCCCCAGCCCTCAtagtgcccccagccccacacaggggctggcagccccctGGGGGAGAGAAGCCCAGTGGTGATGGCTTTCAGCCCCACAAAGGGTTAATGCCCCATCTGGACACTGCAGTTTTCAGACCAGGGACCCCaatctggggctggggggcagggggcaggcagcacACTGGGGTGGTCTGGGGCACCCCAATGACCTCACTCTGCGCCCAGACAAAGCCAGCAGCAGTGGCGCCCGCTCTCCACCTGTATGTAAATCTGCCCGCGGCAGGGATGCTGGCCGGCAGCCATATGGCCATGCCGGCGGCACGCTGCGGCAGGACGGGAACCGGCACATCCCCCGCAGCTGAACacacccagccccatggctgccccgcTCCCACCATCTGCCCCCAGTTACTCATTCACCCGGCACATCTGCCACAGCCAGGCTCTGCCAACGGCTGGGTAAAGCCACCAGCACAGCACCGGCATGGGGGGGCCTCAGgtgcacctctcctgtgaggggTCAGGCAGTGGGTACACCAGGCAGAGCCCCTCAACCCTGAGCAGGGCATCACTGCAGAGCTTTGCTCTCAGCTGAAACCTGcaccccccatcccatggggGCAGTGCAACAGTACCCCAaggctccccagggaggtggggggctGTTGGGAGCCCAggggggtgctcagcacccttGCCCCGCTGCATGGCAAGGCGGTGAGCCGGCAGCCAGCCGTCTCTGCCAGCGCAGCCCGGAAGAGGATTTGGCCCAGCCGCGGCAAGGCAGCACCGTGTGGGCTTCCTGCCTGCACCCGCTGCCAGAACCCTGCCGCGCACCAGCACTGACATCTCTCCCCAGTGCAGGGTGGTTTCTCACCCCCCTAGAAGTGGAtttgagtgggggggggggggcacagctggAAGCACAGCACCCCAGCAAGGCTGGGACGGGCTGAGGCCGGGCACTGGAGGCAGGGTCCCACACTGCCCGCGGGAGGCAGGGGAGAGCAAGGAGGGAGCCTTGAGGAGGGGGACGGGGCACTCACACTTCCTCCAGCACCGCGGGGTCCTCCTGCGTGGGGGAGTCCAGCCCCACTCCTGTGGGAACAAGAGGCAGGGGTAGCACCACAGGGGGAAGAAATTGGGCCCCGTTGGGGACCAAGCcatgccctccctgccccaggccctgctccagcacagcaccagcactGCTACTGCAGGGCCCTCCACAGGATGCAGCTGGGCAGAGGAGCCCCCCACATCCCAGCTGTGCTTCCCCACTGCTCCAGccagtgctggggagggggccgTGGCTGGTGGTACCCACCGTGTGTCACAGGGTCCCTCACAAAGCCCCCCCAGCATAGCAAAGGGGATGGCACTGACCCTGGGAACACCCATCCTGGCTAGGATATCCCACATCACCCCAACCAGGGACCCTGCTGGGGTGGTCCATGGCCAAGCccccagggagcagggctggggggctctTGCCCATCATCCCCCATAGGGAAGGGATCACAGTCGGAAGCACTGTGAAGGAAGTTCCAATTTGAAGCAGGCGCGGGCTGAGTGCCCGGCGGGAGTGACTCAGAACAGGGCCAGGAGCCGGTAGCAGAATGGGGCCCAGCTCCCACGTGCACCCCAAGAAGCCCCCAGCCTCAAATCCTCTCCCTGCCTCACCAGCCACATGCAGGGGCCCTCTGCCCACACATCCTCCACCCCACTGCCAGGGgacactccccacccccccatgccACAGCTCCCTCTGCACGGCCCGAGGCGGGGGCTGCAGCAGCGACCACTACTCACCCGCATCCGAGGACTCAGAGGAGACCGAGTCCCGGGAGGAGTCTGAGGCCACCGATTCTTGGGACAGGCTGGACCACTGGCTCTGGAAGGACAGCCCCGCGACCCTCCGCTTCGGGGTGTCCcagtggctgcaggcagagcGGAGGGGGAGGGTCAGCCCGCGGGAACGTGGTACCCCGAGGGGGcgagggagcaggagcaggggctaAGGGGGGCAGAATGCCTTAACCCCCCTCCAAAGCAGGGTGCCACCCCCGGGCTCAGCCCGCGTCTCTCGTGTCCGGCAGGAGGAGCCACGCGTGGCtcagggcagcccccccccccagccccgctcacctGCCCAGCCCCGCCAGGTTGTCCATGTCCAGCGCCAGCGTGGTCACCGGCGACATGCCCGCCCGACCCGTCGccagcctgggcagcccacggCGGCCGGGCCCGCTCCGCGCCGCCATGCGGGTGCAGGAAATGAAGCTCAattataaaactatatatatatatattaaaaaggaattaaaaatcgCGCGTGCCCTCCCGCggcgccctgcccgccgccccgtcCGGTTCGGCTGGGCCcggcggggcgcgcgcccgcccccgcccctattTATATTCGAAAAATAACAGGGGAGCGGCGCGGCCGCAGCCAATGGGGAGGCGCCGGCCGCGCTCGCGGGGCAGAGCcacgcccccccgggggggcgggaggggccacggcttggggggggggggggcatggctaGAGGGTACGGGGGGGACATGGCCCAAAGTGGGTGTAAGGcaccggggtgcgggggggcggggggtgtcggACATGGCTGGAGGGGTACGGCCCAAAGTGGGGGCAGGACACTGGGGGGGCacagccggggtgggggggacacacgacacatGGCTGGGGGACACAGCCCAAAGTGGATAAGAGGTAGGGGGACATGGCAGTGGGGGCACAGCCCACAGTGGGGGGGAAGACAGTGGGcggggggcagagccagggggacACATGGTTGGGGGATGCGCTGGGGCATGGCCCAAAGTGGGGACAAAGCACTGGGTGGGGGAGaatcggggggggggacacgacatggCTGGGGAACACAGCCCAAAGTGGATGAGTGGCACAGCTGGGGTTGGGGGCCATGGCGGGGGGGCGGACGGACAGGGGAGAATGTCCCACAGTGGGGCCAAGACACTGTGGGGgggagggcagaggcagggggCCACATGGTTGGGGGGACATGTTGGGGCACAGCCCAAAGTGGGGGCAAAGCACAGCTGGGGGGAGAATTGGAGGGGCCACATGGCTGGGGAACACAGCCCAAAGTGGATGAGTggcacagctggggtggggggacatggcggggggaCAGCCCACAGGGGGGGCATGGGCAGTGTGGTTCATGGGGGAGGCACGGCAGGGGGCGTGGGGGCATGGGGTTTGTGTGCATGGCTCAGGTCCTGGCGGTGGGCAGAGGGACATGgctgggggacacggaggggcaCATGGCTGGGGGATGTGTGGCGAGGTGCATGGTTGGTGGCACATGGAGGAGGACATGGCCTGGGGGGCAGGGAGTGTGGATGGGGGTGTAGAGGAGTGTATGGCTGAGGGAAGGTGGagggggacatggctggggggggAAAACAGAGGCGGGGGGGAAACAGAGGCGGGGGGGAAACAGAGGCGGGAGGGCTGCATggatggggggggcgggtggAAAGATGCATGGCAGGGGGAACGTGGAGGGGCCATGGCTTGTAGGGACATGGAGCAGGGTGTCCATagtggggaggggacatggggaggggacatggagaggtGCCTGGCTGGGGGTGCACGTGGAGGTGGGGGCTGCATGGCAGGGCgcaaggctggggagggtgagTGGTGGGTGTCTGTGGATGGTGGTGCAGTCCTGGGGGCGTCCCAGTGTGCAGACACgggaccctcctgccccccccccccagtcacatGCCagccccgtggcctggagcagaTGCTTGGGGGGTGCTGGGCTCAGCCCCAGTGTGAGCTGGGGTCATACTGGGGGCCAGCCCTGCATTGGGAAAGGAAGGGGGCCACGCTGTGTGtcccatccccccctcccccagccctagGGAAAAAGCCAGAAAGTCAAATACCCCTTCCCACACGGAACGCTCCCCAGGATGGGGGTActgcggctgctgctgcccctCGCCTCACTGTCCCCCCAGGGTCCTGGCTGGGTCCCCCCCTTGCTCCTCCCATGCTAAAGCCACATGCCATGTGCCACCACATGTCAGCAGGCCTGAAACCCAAACCTGCTgccctgtcccccagcctggTACCCCCCAGCCACAGACCTCCGTCCATCTGTCTGCCTGGGGAGGGCAGACAGCCAGgcccctgcccggggagggggtctCCAGCCTGGCCGGGGGCTTTCTGAAGGAAAGCCGGGCAGGAATGTGCTGGGCGGCTGCGGCCTGGGTGGCCGTCCCGGCCTGTCATCCATTGTCCCCGGCCCCATTCTTTCCtttcagaggggaaaagaaaagaggagggggTGGCCGGGGTGgagacccctccccagccagggcaggagaGGTGAGGGGGCAGCTCcccccagctgggggggggggggggggggttgggccCCGCTGGCTGCCATGACACCCCCATGGCCagatcctgctttcctggagcaaGCGCAGGGCACGGGGGTCTCAcattccccctcaccccccaggcatgtcccagcacatcccagcacagcagcggggctggggatCAGTGCTGCCgtgggctgggggtccccggggtgcggggagcagggctgcagcaccccAAGGTGTCCCAGGGAGGAGGACAGGCGGCCCTGGGGGGGTGCCCGGCTCCCCAGCTGGGCGGCTGTGGAACGTCCTCCCTGGCCACCAAAGGCTTTAATTGCTTCCAGCCACCCGAGGTtgagctgggggctgggggtgggggtgggggtgcaggaggggcttcgggggctggaggaggctggcTCACTTTAATGGCCGCACAGCAAGAGCTGCCATAAAGATTACTCTAATTAacgaggatggggtggggggctgttagcagtggcagggctgggttggggagggggctggactCTCCTGCCCCACAGTCGCAGCCCCACAGTGTCCCAACCCATTGGGTGGCTATGAGTGTCCCATCACCTCCCGGAGCCCCTCACCCAGCCCAGACTGCCCCAATGTGGGAACCCAACCTGGGGGACgacccccccctgtccccccttcAGGAAATAATCCCGCAGcatcccctttccttccctgggaaacctgggtGTTCTGGGCAGGAATTTGCACCAAAACCGCCACCATCTTCCACAAAGAGCTTTTGCCTGGCCACAGAAAACCTGTTTTCTGCCCCAAAAGGCAAAGTGTGCCCATCcagctgtttttttcaaaattctttgtaGCTGTGGctggtttttttgagggggggggggggagaaagtgGGGGGGCCTCGCTGCTGTGCATGGGGCAGCCATGGCAGGATGCTGGTGCTCTTGGTGCTGGTATCAGGGATGGGATGATGCAGGGAAGCAGGAAGCAGGAGCCTTGTATCAGTGCTGGCCACCTCGGTGCTGGCCCcaagggatctgtggggcagggtcagccTCGGCCCCACGTGTGGCATGGCATGGTGTGGCATGATGGCAGGGGACGCAGGAGGAGGGTACCAGCCTCTGGCTCTCTCCTTGACGGTGCCTTGCAGttgagggatggagcatcccatGGTCCCTGTGGTCCCCAGTGGTCCCCGGGGGTCCTGCATGGCAGCTGGTGGGCAGCACACACACAGACGTGGCCAGTGTCACCACGGGCATTGCAAAGCCACCAGCCCCAGCTTGGAAATGCAGCAGCTCTGGGTGGGGATTGCAGCAAGTTGGGGGGGGTCACCCACCTCCCATGCCACGGGGCATGTGGGGCTCCAGGGTGCCTCACCACCAAAATACAAGGATTTGAGAGATTTTAAAGACTTCAGAGGTTGGTTGAGCTAGAGGAGCAGAGcttaggaggaggaagaggatggtggcAGCAAGCTGCTGAGGggctggcagtggtggtggcacTGGATGTGGCTTTGCCGGCACAGACCCACGGCTGTGGCAGAGGCTCTGGGTGAGGCTGCAGTTTCGGAAGCTGCGGCCGGAGGATCCTGGGGCTCTCGGAGCAAAACCTCCCCACCCCGAAGCATCCTTGGTGGTGGCGGGGAGGAAGCTGCGGGGGGGGACAAAGGGCGTCTCCATCCCCCCCTtcctgttttgctgctttttgctccGCGCACCCAGGGGAGGCTGTGGCTGTCGCCTGCTCCTGTGACTTGGGGCCTGGGGATGGTGGCTGCTGCCATGAACCCTGCCCCGCCATGGAGAGGGACGTTCTGGTTCAACGCGCTGAATTTGGTTCTGGTTTGGCCAAAAATAAACCCTTTCAGGCTGCTTTTATCTTCAGCGAGAACCAAACCAGGAGTGAAACCCCGTTAGCCTCCCACCTTTCGCAGCTGCTGTGGCCAgcagaggggtggggtggggaaactgaggcaggcatcctgccgggctgctggcggcAGAGCCCAAGCTCCCGGGTCTCggccctgccatggccagggacgaGCGGGGACCCAGCAGGCGGCAGCAGCAGATAAGCCGCCCTGTTGGCAGGAGCCATCCCCacgctgtccccatcccacctcacCGGGGACTGAGCCACGGACAGGGCTTATCAGTGTCCCCAGCATCTCGCTTGCCCCAGTATCACTGTCCGCAGCACTGTAATCTGCCCATTCCTGCCCATGTCCTGGGCAGTGGAGCAGCCCCATGGGGTGCCTGAGCCACGGCACCGACCCCACACCTCCCGGCTTGGTTTGTGCCATGCTTTCAGCTCACTCCTCTGCTCGGCTTCGCTGGGCAGGAGCCCACAGCCTGGCTGCCAGGAACCACAGCTGGGAGCCTGAAGCCATGCGCAGTCCCAGGAGGGAGCCAGGTTTGTGGGCCACCACTAGGGCGACTGTGGTGTCAGTGTTGCAGGGAGTCCTGGCTGCCCACCTGCAAACGTGGCTGGTTCTAtgggtgctgggaagaggtgttTTTGCTGATGGTATTTGTCTGTCCCAGCTAAGATGTCCGTCCCAGAGAAGTGTCCGTTCCGGCTAAGATGTTCATCCCAGCTAAGATGTCTGACACAGCTAAGTTGTCCTTCTCCACTAAGATGTTGGTCCCAGCTATGGTGTCGATCCCACCTATGGTGCCCATCCCAGCTAGGATGTCCTTCATAGCTAAGATGCCCTTCTCCACTAAGATGTTGGTCCCAGCTATGGTGTCGATCCCACCTATGGTGCCCATCCCAGCTAGGATGTCCTTCATAGCTAAGATGCCCTTCTCCACTAAGATGTTGGTCCCAGCTATGGTGTCGATCCCACCTATGGTGCCCATCCCAGCTAAGAtgttaggaaaaggttcttcactgagcagtccctggaacaggctccccagggaagtggtcacggcaccaagcctgtcagcattcaaggagcatctggatgacacTCTTAGTcacatggtttagttttaggtagtcctgcaaggagcagggagttggactctgGTCCttaggggtctcttccaacttgagatattctgtgactctatgattctatgtccacCCTAGCTAAGATGTCCATCCTAGCTATGGTGTCCATCCCAGCTAAGATGTCTGTCCCAGCTATGGTGCCCATCCCAGGGAAGGGGTCCATCCCAGCTATAGTGTCCACCCCTGGGAaatgtccctgcagcagctgccccCAGGAGGGGACGGCAGGCCTTGGACAAAGGCTCGGGGTACCCATTGCCAAGAGCACCGTCTTGAGCTGATCTTTAGCCTGGGGGGACTGGCAGCCAGGACCACCTGCCACATTGGGGTCCACCACAGGACCATCTTGGGATCCTCCTCCCTGCACCTTCCCAGAGTGATGATCCCCCTTGCTCAGGGTCCTCCTTGCTTGTGGGTGCTCCCCCCCCGAGCCTCTCCCACTGCTTGTGGCCCCCCTTGACCTGGTCCTGCCCCCTCCCTTCCTCAGGGACCCCCTTGCTGCGGTCTCAGCACCCCTAGTGCCTCCCCCCTCGCATGTGGCTCAGGACCTCCGGTACTCAGGGCCTCCCTCACCATGGTCCTGGACACCCCCCTCCATTGCTCACAGGCTCCCTCACCCTGGtcctgcacccccagaccccttccCCTTGCTCAGAGCCCCCCCATCACTCAggatccgcccccccccccccccattgctcTGAGCCCCTCATTCCCCCTCCggacttctccctctccccctctccccccccaccgtCGGGCCGCTCGTTGCCAGGCGACGGGCGCGCGCGCTCCCAGCATGCCCCGCGGGGCCGTTGCCATGGCGGCGGGACGCGGGGCGACCCGGGGTGGACGGGACGACGCATGGCGGGCGGCGGGGTGGAGGGCGAGCTGCGGGCCCTCTACCGCTGGCTGGATGCCGTGCCGCTCTCCCGGCCACGCAGGAGCATCGCCCGAGACTTCAGCGACGGGGGTGGGATGAGAAGGCCCGGAGGGACGGGCCAGGGGGTGGGCGGCGGGCCTAGGGATGGGACTAGGCCAGCGTGGCCGCCAGGCCTTGTGGGCCTGGGGTGGAGGTCCCGGTGTGCCCGCCGCCCCCaagcccctctcctcctctcctccccagtgCTGGCGGCCGAGGTGGTCAAGTTTTTCTTCCCTGCCATGGTGCAGCTGCACAGCTATGTGCCTGCCAGCTCCACGCCGCAGAAACTTGCCAACTGGGGCCATCTCAACAGGTACTGGGTTGGGTGGCACTCCCATACTGGGAGGACTGTGTTGCCCTGCAGAGTGTCCCCACTTGTCCTGGCTGGGGACCAGGCCAACTGGGACCTGGCTGagggtgctgcaggcaggggggtgcctgcctccctgccctcctgggTGCTCATTTGCCTACTCTTTTAGGAAAGTGCTGAGTAAGCTGAACTTCTCCATCCCAGAAGACGTGATCCGGCAGGTTGTGCAGTGCCGGCCGGGCATAGTGGAGcaggtgctgctcctgctgcggCAGAAGATtgatgagaagcagaagcagagcaagGTGGTGCCTGGCCCAGGCCAGGTCAGAGGGGCTTGGGGGAAGGGGGACACATCGTGTGCCACATCCTAGTTGTAGATACTGTGGCTAAGGGGCTGCAGAGCAATGAGGGTGAGTAGCCACCCCATAGAGAGGTCAGTATAAtcagagcagggccaggctgtgctCCAGGCGTCCTTATGGGCATCACTATCCCCCTGAGCGCCTCTGTCTCCCCATCATGAGGATCCCGCTGCCATGTCCTTGGAGTACTTGGTGACAGAGAGCCCCCCACATGGGCAGAGGAGCACCCCACTGGGAAGCAATGCAGGTGGCAGGGCCAGCCTTGCTCAACAGCCACAGATGGCAGCCGTGCGCTGTCGTGGGAAGCACCGTGGCCCTGCTTGATCCATAGTCTTGACTTAGCCCAGGCAGCCCGGGAGGAGCCGCTGTGAGTCAGGGAAAAGAGGGGACGTGGTCTCCATCACATTCCTTCCCCAATGCCCATCAGCTGGCCCTTCTCACTGTGCTCCCTGCTTGTGTGAGGCCCctgaagaggagcagggagggtgtCTGGGGTTGCATAGGGCTTGGCAGTGTGTGCTGAGCACACAGCTCCAGGATGGGGCTGGCAGCAacagctgcctcctctcctgcTCCGAGCAAACCCTCAGCCTGTGGCTGTCCTGGTCTTCATCGTGTGAGAGGAGGATAATGAACCTGTGGGGTTGGTGCAGGCTGAGCTATCTCTGCCTGTGACTCTGGTGCTCAGGTCAGAGGAGGAATTTGCTACGGAAAGGGCTGTGAAGCAGGCAGGAATGCGGGCAGATGAATCCCAGCCTTGCCTTCAGGCTGTAACGCCCAGGCAGTCAGCACCAAAGCCGCCTTGGGAGCCGTCTGCTTTGAACTGGCCTCTCCCACTGCTGTGGGAGCAAACCCCCCACCCTGGTGCTCCCCAGAGCCTCAAGCCCCAGCATCAATCAGAGAGTGGTGGCATGAGCAGCCGGGCAGGCTGGGGTACACTGTCTCCTCTTTTTCCGACACTGGGTCCTGGCCAGGCCCCCTCTCTGGCACAGGAGCTGTTTGTGGGCACTTGGCCAGGTGTGATgggtattttcttttctctttgtgcagGAGCGGGGTGTACGGGCAGCGCTGGAAGAGGTCAGCTACCTGGACACAGGTAGGGCCAGTGTGTGGCCCTTCATGAAGGCGGGTCCCATCCTGGCTGTGTTATGGGATCCCTGGGCCCAAACCCCAAACCGTGACCTTTCTGGTCCCTGGAGGGGGGGCATACACAGCCCTGCCTCGTGCTGGGATGCCCAAATAATGAGCCAGCTCTGGGAGGATAGGAGACACTGCTGGAAAGGGGTGttcccggggggtgggggggggaacgggTTGGGTGGGCAGAGCTGTTTGGGCAGATTATGTGCTAActgctgtgttttgcaggctACTCAAAGGCAAAGAGCAGCGTGGGAGGAGGCTATGCCCAGGAGTCTCCCAGAGCTGTGAGGTAAGGACTGCTGGTGCTGTGCAGAGACAATGAAGGCATGTCCTGGGTGCTGGTGACATGCCCCTCCTGGGGGCTTCTCGAGGAATGGGGCTCTCTGGGTCCTCATGGGGTTCAGGGGAGCCCTGTGCCAGAGGGGCAGCGGTGTGTAGGGCAGGACTCGGAGGAGCGGGGCATGTGCATGAGCCCCATGGCCTGTACGGCTCCGTGGGCTCTCAGCAACACTGCAGCAGGGGTCAGTTATTGTCCTGGTGTTTCCTTTCCTGGTCCAGGGTGACGAAGAACCAACATGGCTGTGCCCAGGCTCCGCCAGGGCATGCTTCTGTCCACCTGCAGCTGGCAGAGAGGGAGCAGGCCCTGCTCCTGGCACAGGAGACCATCCAGGTGAGCCCACCCTCCTGTCACCTTGGCCAAGTGCTGTCCCCGTGGCAGCACCGAGGGACAGACTCCCTTTGCCTCCCCAACTGTCCTGTAATGGTGGTGTACATGACAGCCCAAAGAGGTGTTTGCTCCATGCTGTCAACTTCCTGGGCTGCTCCCCTACTGGGATGTTCCCAGCTCTGGTGACACCCTTGGGCGTGGGCCAGCCTGGCAGTGGCTTTGCTGTGGTCCAGCTGGCCAACGTCTGGCTTGGTGCTCCTCTGGCTGCTCCAGGGCAGTGCTGGGCTCCTGGGTACTGTGCTGGGCTTAAAGGACAAAAGTCTGGCCAAGCCAGGCTAGACAGGCAGCGATAGCTCAGTGTGGCCGGGAGACCAGTGGTTCAGTCCCCGGAGCCCTCGTCTCCTTGCGCAGCAGAAGGTGTTTTGCTGACATTTATCCGTTAAAAGCCCTTGTAAAGCCTCTGCCTGCAGATCTCCCCCTGGGGCGAACAGCTTTCTCTTTCAATCCTTCCCGCCTGGCCATGCCCTCAATCTCTGTGACACACACCCACATCAGT
Proteins encoded:
- the CDC25B gene encoding M-phase inducer phosphatase 2 isoform X1: MAARSGPGRRGLPRLATGRAGMSPVTTLALDMDNLAGLGSHWDTPKRRVAGLSFQSQWSSLSQESVASDSSRDSVSSESSDAVLPLPLVPTGVGLDSPTQEDPAVLEEVFEKAILESGRVLQDNKFFIRRIHSLSPELLGASPVLKNISHSRDFNGHRAGEQRGRREPEDKEGFVFKKPQRPGQRSRLPASNGAAGRDRFAQRPISAPGLLFNTPEKENVPEGDSPIILRRCSLTSSMSEDEDDGFMEILDEEEMKSDADVPQGMENLLTAPLVRKEEAELRPAKRSKCRQLFRSPSMPSSVIRPILKRIDRPQDRDTPVKTKRRRSVAGTPSEEAAAEPKAWLLRSRSFSHEEIENLLANDHQELIGDFSKAYLLQTVEGKHQDLKYISPEMMVAVLTGQFSSLIESCVIVDCRYPYEYEGGHIKGAINLPMEQDVEEFLLKKPIVPFDASKRVIVIFHCEFSSERGPRMCRFVREKDRACNEYPHLHYPELYVLKGGYREFFPQYQTHCEPQDYRPMHHEDFKEDLRKFRLKSRTWAGERSKQELYSRLKNF
- the SPEF1 gene encoding sperm flagellar protein 1; protein product: MAGGGVEGELRALYRWLDAVPLSRPRRSIARDFSDGVLAAEVVKFFFPAMVQLHSYVPASSTPQKLANWGHLNRKVLSKLNFSIPEDVIRQVVQCRPGIVEQVLLLLRQKIDEKQKQSKVVPGPGQERGVRAALEEVSYLDTGYSKAKSSVGGGYAQESPRAVRVTKNQHGCAQAPPGHASVHLQLAEREQALLLAQETIQILQLKVGRLEQLLHLKNVRIDDLSRRLQEAQCKQR